Part of the Cuniculiplasma divulgatum genome, TGTATGTTTCCGAGAGGGGATCAAATAGGGTTATGGTCATCAATAATACAAATAAAGTTGTGGATACCATTCAGGTAAATGATCCAGCAGGAATGGCCTTTAATTCTGTAAACGGATACATCTATGTGGCTAGTTGTGATTGTAATAACGTAACGGTGATAAATAATACAAATAAAATTGTGGAGTCTATTTCAGTAGGTCTGGAACCAATTGCCATTACCGTAAATTCTGCAAATGGATATGTGTATGTTGCTAACGCAGCATCGAACAACATAAGTGTAATCAGTCCAATACAAGGGACATACCCTGCAGAATTCTCTGAATCTGGACTTCCATCAGGAACAGTTTGGAACGTTATTTTAGGAAATGGTACCTCTGAACAATCTCGCGGAAACACACTTACAATGTGTTTATCGAATGGGAACTATCAATATAGGGTAGTAACCTCAGATCATGAGTATAGGGCGCTTGAATATTCTAGCTCTGTTCACTTGGCAGGCGGAGCACAGCAAATAAAGATTCAATTCACTATGGTGACATATTCTGTTATGTTCAGGGAAACTGGATTACCTTCAGGTACAACCTGGTATTTGAACATAGAAGGTCATGATTCAGGTCCTATCTCAGATTCAAATTATACTATTTCCCTACCCAATGGAACATACTCATACACCATAATCACCGTTTCGGGATATAGTACTACTAAATCATCTGGGTCCGTAAATGTCAAAGGAAATGACACATCACAAACTGTGACATTTTATCCAACACATTCAAATTTATTCGATACTGAACTTTACATAATCATAGGTGCGATTGGAGCAATTATTCTTTTAGGAATGGTGGTACTTATATGGATTAGAAGAATTAAAAAATAATTCCTCTAATTTTTTGATTAGTGTATACTTTTATAAATTATATCTGGTTCACTCAAACAAAAGCTACATGGCAGACCATTTACTGATGTATACGAGTATTTAGTAATATATAAATTAAAATTGAAGTGGAGATTGTAATATTTATAAGTTTATTTTGTACCTCTTTCTGAAGTATTATTTAATTAAGTAATCCTAACTCGAAAGATAGTTTAAAGTTGTTATAGGTTTGAATTAAAATGAATTTTCGGAAATCATTTTGAAAACAGAACATACTATAAAGTTAAATGAAGTCAGGTAATTTAAATTAAATGGAAAAGATAAGAAGATTGGAAAGCTCTGAGTCAATTAATGATATAATAAAAATTAGCGAAATTAATAACTCAACCTTTGATCACTTTATCCCTTTATTTGTTAGACAAGCACTCGCTAGTTCAGGAGAAGTATTTGTGTCAGAGGAAGGTGGAAGTTTAAGGGGGCTATACATATACGATCCCATAGAGGAAACAGGAACGTGCTTTACCAATAGTACCAGTACGGCAAAGAATTTCTATTCCTTAGGATTAGGTGCAGAATTTTTTTCCGAAATAAAGTTCAAAGAAGGTGCCAAAATTGAAAAGATAAATTATTTGAATATTTCCAGTTATGAGAATAGTCTTAGCATTAAAAATCCAGTTGAAATTCTCAATTCTTCTAAAATTTATGACATTATAAAGTTTCTAAAAAAGGCATACCATAAAGTGAATGAAAAATGGGTAGCAGTGGCCATGGAAACCGGGGAAAAATGCTTTTGCTGTAAGGTAGACAATCACATTGTGGGCATGGGATGGATCTCTCCATTCATGAATTTGGCAAGATTGCACAGTCTGTACGTGGAACCTGAATACAGGTATATCTCCATAGGAAAAGATCTTTTGATATCTAGATTATATTATGCTGCTCATTCTGGTATAAATAAGGTTATATCTGAAATACCCGAACAAAGTATATATTCACAGCGAATTGCAACAGGCCAGGGTTTTAGAAATGATGGATTCATTTACAATTATCTAAGAACAGAATCAGATAACAATAGGGCTTAAGTTCTTGGTGCTCCACAGTATGGACACTTCTCCGCCGTAGAATCGATGAGCGCCCCACAGTACTGGCACTTAACCTTTACTACCTCCTTTATTACAACCTGTTCGGTTTCCTTTGATTCGGGGTTTAAGTGTATTTCAGTTTTATCCTTATCTTCACTATTTTCAGTCATTTTTAAATTCCCTCCATTAGTGGAATGTTTCCTGATCTTATTTTTGTTTCCATTACTGATCACTAAGGCTATTATTACTATTAATGCAAGAATAAATACTAGGGCTATTGCAAGATAGAAATATGGAAAAGGTGATGACTTCTGATGATTCAAATGTGTCGTTGAAATGCTTACTCCATAACTTGAATCCTTGACATATAGGGTATTTGAACATGTAAATCCGTCTCCCTGACCATTTGAATCAACTTCTTTGTAATTATAGGCAACTATGAATCCGGAAGATTTATCATAATAAGCATTCCAGGTATAAGTCGCATTAAAGATCCCGTATGAATCATTCCGTACATAGGTTCCATTTCCCTGAAGAAATATGGTTGTAATTTGCCCATTAGTTCCACCTGGTGAGTAACTGTAATCTGTTGATACAACTTTCATGTCAGTGTTCAGGACTTCTTTTTCAGAGTTTACAGGGATAGACACATTTGTAAAGAACCAAACATGTGGATTTATGTAACCAGTTTCATTATCTGTGCCATATGTATAGCTGCAGTTATTGGTCGAAAAAGTGAAGTTCCCTTTAGCCATCTGGTCATTGAAATAATTATAATCACTGGATCTGATTGCACATGAATAGTTGTAATTCATTGACACTCTATTATTGTTCAATAACTGTGTAACGGATTCAGTTCCGTTTATCCATGCATTTCCATAATAACCACTGTAATTTCCTTTACCATCACTTATTTGAATATATTCATCATAGTTGAAATAGGTACCCTTCTGTGGCGCTGCCTGTACATGCACAGCGGGAATAGCCAAACTCAAGAAAATAATGAATACCAAAGCTGAAATGATGTTTTTACGCATCATCCTGAAAATCCACCTACGGAGTGTATATGTGCTGGATGAACTCCTCCAATACCACTGAATGTGGAATAATAGCAACCCTGGACCATAAGCATTGGCATAAAGAACGGGAACAGAAATGGTGAAGGCATATAGTAGAAGTGGTATGGAGTGTTTATAACAGGTGCCTTTGAATCCACGTTAGTAATCAACTCATTCCTAATTCCATGTACCAGACTTACTGCAGCTGCCATTATCTCTGACCTTTCAAATCCTGGAACACTATTCTCCAGAATATTATATGCCTTTGAAAGAAGATCGAGTGTTTCATTTGATTCCATGACCGGAACTGTTGCAACAACAGTAGAGGCAACCAAAGGATATTCAAGATAATTTTTAATAGCATCAATTATGACCGAAAGTTTATCCTTTATTTCCTCGGGTTGTAATTCTGAAATGGCAACGTAAGCAGAAGACAATTCCATATCTTCTGATTCATCGTATCCCCATTGAGAAAAAATTTGCCTCATTTTCACAAACTTATTCTTGGTTTCACTGACATCCTTGTTAATTGAAGCCATAATTGCTGCTGACTCGTAGGAAGGCGTAAGTTTCCTGAATTCATCCAAATTTTCGAAGGGATATGTTCCATCATATCTTCTGGAAAGATACACTATTGCAGCTACTGCCGTTGCAGATTCTCTGGGAATGTGGCTTTCATGCCTTACTTTTTTGAAAACTTCTTTAAATTCTTCCATATCTGAAACAACATCCTTACCTGATCCTGTAAGTATTTCCGTGGCCATTAATCGGTTTTCTATGTTTTTAGTAAACGAACCCATTTCCTCATATATACTGTGAAACTTGTTTTCCATAGATGTTACATCATCTTTGAATTTGGCCAGTCCAATTGCAGTGCTAAGAAGTGTGGATTTCTGTTCAATATCAGGTACAATGCCTTCAAGATAAGTATAGTAAATTTTACCTGTTCTGACTATATCATTAAGCTGATTCAATGTTGTCGACATGTCCTTTTCATAACTTGTGAAATCCTCATCAGAAAATCTGTAGAGTCTTAATGCAAGATCATGGACACACACCTTTCCCTTATCAGTAAGGTAAATATACATTTCATTATAAGACACAAGATTATTGAGAAGCGATTTTTTAGCCATTAACTGATTGAGTTTTTCTTCCTCGGACTTTTCGGTATTATATATCCCCTGAATATCAGTTTCCTGTTTTTTGACTTCCTCTTCTAGTTCCTCTTTTTTATCTTTCTTCTCAAGATGGAATCTAATTGAATGTTCCTTTCGTTCTTCTTCTTCCAGTTCCGACCTTTCTTTCTGAAATTGTTCTTTTTTGGACAAAATCTCACTGGATAAGTTTTCCATTTGTGAGATCTCACTTTTCAATCTATCATAATCATCTTTGTTGTATATGTTAAGATAATTCTGTTCTTTTAAATAACTCAGACTTTGTGAATCTATGGTTGCATCCAATTTTCCCATGGATGCTTCTTTCAGAAAGTTGTAAATATCCAGAGATTTAATCTATTTCACCTTATTTAGCATAGTAAAACTGCTATTTAAATTATCATATTTTAGATCGTTCTTTATTATAAGGTCAACTCTTCCGTTGTTTTCATCAATTTCTATATATTTGTCTCCATCGGTTGCCATTTCGAGAATGGATTGTAACTGCATTCTTCTTTCTATTGGTGTACCAAATCTCCTTATTCTCTCTTCATCAATTCTTGTGTAAGCATACATCAATTCGTAAAGTGATCTGTAAAATTGATCTGTTATGGTCTCTCCTATTTTCTCTTCCATGACGTATCTTCTTTCTACACCCTCAAGATCAACGAAGAAGATGGTTCCATCAGATGATAATACTGCATCCTTATCAAGCCATACGTCAAAGAAATCAAGTCCCGAATAGATCCTGTCATCTTCCTTTTTAAGTGTCCTTGAAAAAGCTGTAAGGGCAGCCAACCCAGATTTCATGAAATTCACCATAAATTCTGTAGAAGCACGGTTATCATTAATGTTGAACATCTCAAAAACCTTGTTGATATTATTTCCAACTGTGCTGGTGGCATGAAAATATAATCTTATATTGGAAGGCATAAGTCTTATTTCCTGAACAATATCCCCATTATATCTTCTGTACCAGTAAAGTTCTCTTATTCTTTCCTGAAGTTCCTTCTCCATTGATACTATTCCAATAACTGGAGCTATTCTAAACCCATTAATGGAAGTTGGATCTGCCATTTCCGAAGTATTCATTGCAATTCTGGCTAGTTCCAGTCCCTGGCCGCCGTATGGAGACCCCCTAAGCCATGTCTCTCCTGTGATAAATCTATTACCACGATATCCAGAATTTTCTATCTTCTTCCTGTATTCAGGGTTTTCTGTGAGATCACTTATACTGTATGTATTAAGTGGTTCAAGCGAATATGGGTCAACTGTTGACCCAACACCCTTTATGGAAAGAAAAAAATCAGTTTGATCTACTGTACAAACAGGTTCAGGTCTTATGGCTCCTCTGTTATCATCCTCAATAAAGGAAACTGGTTGGATATTCTTATAACCTTCAATCTGGATTATAGATTCTGGCAGGTAGAATTTGTCAATGTCATCAAGGTTATAATTTCGGAAATTTTTACTTCTTATTTTATAGGATGGTTCCTGAGGATACAGAATTAAATCCTTACCAAATATGTTCATGATCCTGATGATGCTGGAAACGTTTAAAAATATTCCACACTATCATTAAGTATACTGATTAATGACTATTGTTAATCTTATTTTCGAATTGATTTCTACTGCTCCAAGGTCATCTTAAACAACTTCCTTCAAAAAGTCTTAAATTGGGAGTAAATATAACGGCTTGGGAAATAGAAGCGGAGGTTGCCGAGCTAGGTCAAAGGCGGCAGACTCAAGATCTGCTTCCGTAGGGGTTCGCCGGTTCGAATCCGGCCCTCCGCATTCTCTTAATTATGATCGTAAGAAGAGTAATTATTTTATTGTCTACGATTGAATATTTTAATCCTACCTTAGTGTGATTAATAATCTAAAATTACTAATGAAAATAGGTATTTTAATTGTAATCTATAATGTAGGTGAAGTGTAATCAGGTGAGTGGATCATACCAAATTCATGTAATAAGAGTCAATTTATACTTGAGAAAACAATACAGTTACTATAATAAAATCCTACAGAAAAAATTATTTTTTTTGAAAAATAAATATATACTCATGCTTGAAAACATAAAACCCACCCTTTAATGCTCTGTATCTCCAGAGATCTTTTTGCTCTCTCTTTCCCTTGGTAACTTCAAAATTCTTAACAACAATTGATTTAAGGATAAAGCCAGAATCAATAACTCTCTCCATTGCATGAAAACCAAGAGGAATCCAGTTGCCTTTGCTGTATTTATCCCCGATCACGAGTGCCATGTATCTCCTTTTTTCAAGAACTCTTGAAAGATTATTGATAACTTTCGTCAGCATATTCAGAAATTTTGATTCATCTGGAGCATTTGAAAGATCATTTTCTGAAGTCCCAAACTTTATTATATCCCAGTATGGAGGATGAAGAATAATCAGCTGGGCAGAGTTCACATTATGTGATTCAAGAATACTGGTTATATCAAAAGTCTGGCTATCGCCAATAACTATATCCTGAAAGTTATGTTCGCTGTTGACAGCCTTTGAAACATTCAACATAGCCATATTGGCAACATCACTTGAAATTTCTATACCAATTCCATTTCTGCCAAGTTTCGCACATTCAATAAGAGTTGTTCCACTTCCGAGAAATCCATCTACTACAACATCTCCCTTTTTTGTGTACCTTCTGAGAAGTTGATATGGAATTTGGGGTACAAAATTTCCCCAGTATGAAGCATTATGAGGGCCACTGCTGTCCCTTTTCTTAAAAATCCATAAACTGTCAGTTATAATATCTCCATACAGTTTCCATCTACTTAGGTTAATGTCATTAATTTTGGAGTTTTGTGGTTCACCGAGGTTTTTAAGAAACCGATTAATATAATATAAAGCACGTTCTCTGGTTTTGGAATCTCGTATCTGTTTTATATCTGAAATTACGATTTCTTTGATAAATTGAGGATCAAACGATTCCTCTTGATTATACATAAGCCTGAACATTTCATTGTCGGATTCTTCAAGGATAGTGAGGATTTTGTCCATTTCTCTCCTTATTTCATCTATCTTTGTCATATTTCTAGATAGCATCAGTATTTGAGTTAAATTCTCAACACAATCCTTAAATAAATTATCCTTTCCTGTCAGAATTATGAGATTAAGAGTCTTATATTATAATTTTCTATTTGGAAAAATATTTGATCGCTTTAGCATTAAAAAAAGAAAAAGATATTGAGTTTAAAGGAATTCAAATTTATGTCATGGGTTCCAATTAATGCAGCTGAAAGAACCGTTTTAAATTTTCTTTCCAAGATCGATGAAGATCACAAACTCACAGTTTTAAGTTTCAAAAAGGATAGAAAAGTAACATTCACGAAACACGGAAAGGAAATTCTTATCACAGAAGATGGATTTAAAAAGGAAAGTTTCCAGGTAAATGCAGAAGAGCTAAAGAAAAATGTTAAGGAAATAATTTCCAAAGAATTTCCAAGAAGTCATAAGGTTCAAATTTCAATGAAAAAAACTAGCGATGATTAAATTTAACGTCGCATTAGATTATCTTTATAAGTAACCAATAAATTGCATGGTATTGAAGCAGGTAAGATACAGGAAAGATAGGGCAGTCTCAGAACTTATAGGAACGCTATTGCTAATTGCAATAACAGTGATACTCATGACAACCCTTGGTCTTTTCCTATTTCAAAATGCTCCTAAGGGAAATCCAGAGGTTCCTAAAATGGAAATTTTGTTAACCCGGGATGATACAAGTTACAATAATGAATATCTGATGATTGTACAGAGCGTCACTGAGAAAATTCCAGTTGATCAAATTGACTTAGAATATGTTGTAAATAAATTGAACAATCCTGTTATCATATCACTCAATGGTGATTCAACTTATTCTAGCTTTCCCGTGATTATGAAGATGAGTTATACATTTGAAAGTGAAAAGAATTATGTAATATCTCAGTTCAACAGTTCAGTGCAAATAGAGATATATCTCACTCCTAACATGAATCTTTCATATGTTTCTGTTATTGATATGAGTACGGATTCTGTAATTGCTGGATCTCCAGTGACAGGAACATCAGTTGCTGGAAGTACTAACACACTTGAACCATTCGTAGCAGAGGAGATAAACACAAACGATCTCACATATAATGATTTAAATACATCAAATCCCACAGGAATAGCATATAACAACGAGACAATATTCTTTCCTCACAACAAAGTCAATGACACATTTGAGTTTAATTCCAGTAAATTTACAACTAATATACCAAAATATCAGATTTTCTGGAATTATAATAGTTCATTTCCATATACCCAGTTAAACTCGAGCACTGTTAAAAGTTACGGAATGTATGCAACTTCAAGTTTTCATATTTCAAATAAATCACAAATTAAATTTAATTTTGTTATATCGGAACCAACCTATGTTAAGGTTTATCAGGTAGGCAACCAGTCAAATACAATAGTTCCCCTTGATAAAACAGTATATAACTATAATTATAGCGGAGGAATTCTGAATATAACAGAAAAATTCACGCTTGTAAGTGGTTATTATATTGTCCAAATTTATTATTTATATAAGTACAGTAATGGAATACTAGCAGTAGAATTCTGAATACACTTGTTCTATAACCTGAGATGGCAAATAAGAAAATTTTTAACTACTAACAATATAACAGACCTGTGACCATCTCTCCCATTGAAGAACGTTATGGAAGGCCAGCTGTAAAATCTATTTTTGAGCAGAGTTACAGGTTAAAATGCATGTTGAAGGTTGAAATTGCTGTTGCTGAGGCTCAGATGAAAAACCACGTCATACCTGAAGCAAACCTGGAGCCACTTAAAATGGTATTAAAGTCAGGTATTGACGAGCCAAGAATGAGGGAGATAGAGAAAGAAACAAAGCACGACATAATGGCATTCATTCGAACGGTAGAAGAGCAATCGAATCATGCATTTAAGTTCCTTCATTTTGGTCTCACTTCAAATGATGTGATTGATACAGCAATGGCATTGCAATTGAAAGAGTTCTACACATTCCTCATGGAGGACCTTAAGGATATACAAGAGTCTCTTATGGAAAAGGTATCAAAGTTTAAAAAGACGGCCATGCTAGGAAGAACACATGGCCAGCATGCAAGTCCCATAACATTCGGTCTTAAGATGGCAACCTATTTATCAGAGTTCAACAGGCACACTGAAAGGCTGATGGAAGTTAAGGGTAGAATACTGACAGGTAAGGCAATGGGGCCGGTTGGAACTGGGGCGTCAATGGGAAGGGAGGCAATGAATGTCAATAAGGACGCAATGCGCTCGCTTGGCCTTAATTACGAACTGGCCACGGGTCAGCTGGTTGATAGGGACAGATATGTCGAATTCATTGAGATACTGGGGAACATTGCAATGACCTGTGAAAAAATTGGAACAGAGATAAGAAACCTTCAGAGACCTGAGATTTTCGAAGTAATGGAATATTTTGAATCGGCAAACCAGGTCGGTTCCTCATCCATGCCAAGCAAAAGGAACCCAATTGAGTCAGAGAATGTATGCAGTCTTTCAAGAATAATAAGATCATTCGCAGTACCTGAGATAGAGGGTGCAATCACATGGCATGAAAGAGATCTTACAAACAGTGCACTGGAAAGGTTCACCATGCCTTATACATGTATTCTTACAGATTTTATTCTAAACAAGTTATCCAAAATTATCAAAAACCTGTATGTGAATGAGAAGAATATGAGAAATAATTTACTGGCATCACCCCTGTGCATATCAGAAAACCTGACAACACAGCTCACACTAAAGGGCATAGGAAGAACAGAATCTCATGAACTGGTAAGAGAAGTTTCAATGAAGTACTTTGAATCATCTGAAAATCTTCAGGAGATTCTAATGAAATCTGAATTTGGAAGTCTATTTTCAAAAAGTGAGCTGGAAAAGATGTCTAACCCTCTGGAATTCACAGGTTCTTCGGAAGAAATATGTGACCTGGTATTAGACCAGACAAAAAAGTTGATAGGAGGGATAAGATGAATCAATCCATTCAAGGACAGATAATTCAGATTCTCAAAAAAGATGAAC contains:
- a CDS encoding type IV pilin, with protein sequence MVLKQVRYRKDRAVSELIGTLLLIAITVILMTTLGLFLFQNAPKGNPEVPKMEILLTRDDTSYNNEYLMIVQSVTEKIPVDQIDLEYVVNKLNNPVIISLNGDSTYSSFPVIMKMSYTFESEKNYVISQFNSSVQIEIYLTPNMNLSYVSVIDMSTDSVIAGSPVTGTSVAGSTNTLEPFVAEEINTNDLTYNDLNTSNPTGIAYNNETIFFPHNKVNDTFEFNSSKFTTNIPKYQIFWNYNSSFPYTQLNSSTVKSYGMYATSSFHISNKSQIKFNFVISEPTYVKVYQVGNQSNTIVPLDKTVYNYNYSGGILNITEKFTLVSGYYIVQIYYLYKYSNGILAVEF
- a CDS encoding GNAT family N-acetyltransferase gives rise to the protein MEKIRRLESSESINDIIKISEINNSTFDHFIPLFVRQALASSGEVFVSEEGGSLRGLYIYDPIEETGTCFTNSTSTAKNFYSLGLGAEFFSEIKFKEGAKIEKINYLNISSYENSLSIKNPVEILNSSKIYDIIKFLKKAYHKVNEKWVAVAMETGEKCFCCKVDNHIVGMGWISPFMNLARLHSLYVEPEYRYISIGKDLLISRLYYAAHSGINKVISEIPEQSIYSQRIATGQGFRNDGFIYNYLRTESDNNRA
- a CDS encoding YncE family protein gives rise to the protein MKNHTLRVITILIVLGFAATSFSVISNFSVEKISLKDKIKILDKPMSSSIIMDTILVGSTPVAMAYDSMNSNLYVVNRGSNDITVINNTNKIIGSIEVGSSPNDIAFDPLNGCLYVTNTGSNNVTVINDKNKVVDSISIKHPVALAFDSLNGDLYVTCCDSANVSVINDINNVIDTIPVGKLPISVAFDPLNGYIYVASFESKYLTVINDTNSVVDKIPVCYELKSLVYDSLNGFMYVSERGSNRVMVINNTNKVVDTIQVNDPAGMAFNSVNGYIYVASCDCNNVTVINNTNKIVESISVGLEPIAITVNSANGYVYVANAASNNISVISPIQGTYPAEFSESGLPSGTVWNVILGNGTSEQSRGNTLTMCLSNGNYQYRVVTSDHEYRALEYSSSVHLAGGAQQIKIQFTMVTYSVMFRETGLPSGTTWYLNIEGHDSGPISDSNYTISLPNGTYSYTIITVSGYSTTKSSGSVNVKGNDTSQTVTFYPTHSNLFDTELYIIIGAIGAIILLGMVVLIWIRRIKK
- a CDS encoding DNA methyltransferase; amino-acid sequence: MTKIDEIRREMDKILTILEESDNEMFRLMYNQEESFDPQFIKEIVISDIKQIRDSKTRERALYYINRFLKNLGEPQNSKINDINLSRWKLYGDIITDSLWIFKKRDSSGPHNASYWGNFVPQIPYQLLRRYTKKGDVVVDGFLGSGTTLIECAKLGRNGIGIEISSDVANMAMLNVSKAVNSEHNFQDIVIGDSQTFDITSILESHNVNSAQLIILHPPYWDIIKFGTSENDLSNAPDESKFLNMLTKVINNLSRVLEKRRYMALVIGDKYSKGNWIPLGFHAMERVIDSGFILKSIVVKNFEVTKGKREQKDLWRYRALKGGFYVFKHEYIFIFQKK
- a CDS encoding zinc ribbon domain-containing protein — protein: MMRKNIISALVFIIFLSLAIPAVHVQAAPQKGTYFNYDEYIQISDGKGNYSGYYGNAWINGTESVTQLLNNNRVSMNYNYSCAIRSSDYNYFNDQMAKGNFTFSTNNCSYTYGTDNETGYINPHVWFFTNVSIPVNSEKEVLNTDMKVVSTDYSYSPGGTNGQITTIFLQGNGTYVRNDSYGIFNATYTWNAYYDKSSGFIVAYNYKEVDSNGQGDGFTCSNTLYVKDSSYGVSISTTHLNHQKSSPFPYFYLAIALVFILALIVIIALVISNGNKNKIRKHSTNGGNLKMTENSEDKDKTEIHLNPESKETEQVVIKEVVKVKCQYCGALIDSTAEKCPYCGAPRT
- the purB gene encoding adenylosuccinate lyase; the protein is MTISPIEERYGRPAVKSIFEQSYRLKCMLKVEIAVAEAQMKNHVIPEANLEPLKMVLKSGIDEPRMREIEKETKHDIMAFIRTVEEQSNHAFKFLHFGLTSNDVIDTAMALQLKEFYTFLMEDLKDIQESLMEKVSKFKKTAMLGRTHGQHASPITFGLKMATYLSEFNRHTERLMEVKGRILTGKAMGPVGTGASMGREAMNVNKDAMRSLGLNYELATGQLVDRDRYVEFIEILGNIAMTCEKIGTEIRNLQRPEIFEVMEYFESANQVGSSSMPSKRNPIESENVCSLSRIIRSFAVPEIEGAITWHERDLTNSALERFTMPYTCILTDFILNKLSKIIKNLYVNEKNMRNNLLASPLCISENLTTQLTLKGIGRTESHELVREVSMKYFESSENLQEILMKSEFGSLFSKSELEKMSNPLEFTGSSEEICDLVLDQTKKLIGGIR